From Bdellovibrio sp. KM01:
CTTTGATCTAAATCAAATGAAGGGTAAAGTAGTCATCCTGAACTTTTGGGCTTCCTGGTGCGGTCCCTGTGTTGAAGAAGTGCCTTCATTGATCAAGCTTATCAAAGAATACAAAGGCGACATTCAATTGATCGCTGTTTCTGGCGATAGCAATGAAGCCGATATCCATGTCTTCCTTAAGTCCTTTCCAGAGCTCAAGGGCGAGAATATCAAGATCGTCTATGATCAAGACCGCAGCTTGATGAAGATGTTCGAAGTGGCGCGTTTACCCGAGTCTTTGATTCTGAATAAGGATCAGAAGCTGGTGAAAAAGCTGGTCGGTTCTATCGATTGGCATACCAAAGACTCTTTGGAGTATATGGATTCTCTTTTAGGGAAGTCAAAATAGCTGCCAGTCGTCGCTGGCAGGTTTGTCGAATGTTGGCGAAAAGAAAATGCTAGAGACATTTCCTATGTCTCTAGCAAGCTCACGAGGTTAGTTTTTAGAAATTACGGGCAGTCGAATGCCAGGTCTATTTTAGTTCCTTCGATCAATGGTGAATTGAATTTCAGGATGTTACCTTCAACTTTAAATTGAGTGAAATTTGCACCGTTGATACCGATTTTCACAGAGTTCGCCACTGGAGTACATTGTAGGGTCATGTGAGTCATCGAGTTCACGATCTTATCACGGAAAGTATTTAAATTGTTGACGAAGCTTGAGTCACAAATGCTACCCACTCCACCGTCTGTCATCATAGAAAGATTGTCGTAAACAACACCTTCATGGCTTGGAGAAGCGGACGCGGCGTCTTGCATAGCTTCGCAAGACTTATCGCCTGGTTTTACGATGATGCTGTTGAATGTGAAGCGTACGTCGCTACCGAATTTTTGTTTGGCCATCGCGACCACGTTAGCTGGCATGTCTTCAGCTTCCAGAGGCAAAAGGCTTCCGGCAGCGTCATTTGATTTCATTTTAGAAGCGTCACCGCCCACAGAGCGTTCGTCTTCATTGGATACGATGATGACCGATACCGCTGCTCCTGCACGGTAACAACCATTTGATCCAGCTAAAGCGAAGTGATTGTAAGTCGCCTTTAAGCCGCGTTCGTCGGCCGAGCCAGATCCACCAATAGTCATGGCGTTTACTGTGTTTTCAAAAATAGTAGTTAAGTTCGGTGTTCCTTTTTTTAAAAGATACGCAGGAGTTCCGCCAGCAGGGGAGTAACCTACGAAGTCGGCTGAAAAGCCCCATACATTGTTCATGGCTCGTGTCGTGGTCATACACATTTGCCAGTCAATACCAGAAGTCTCAAGGCCACCTACGAAGTCACCAAGACTTGCTGCAAGCTTTTTAAGATCGGGAAGCATCGAGTTCGAGTCGTCAAATACGATCAAGAAGTCGACCTGTTTATTTCCGTATCCGACCACTTGTGAGAAACTTACTGAATTAGTAGGTGCGGATGAAGCCAATTCTGTTTGTACTGGTGCGAATTCCATTTTTGAGCACGCTGCAGTCATGCTTGTCATCACACTTAGGATCAGCAGATTTTTTAGTTTCATCGTTTTCATATATTTACTACCTCACTTAAAAGCCTAGCACTCACGATGACATCAAAAAAAGAGAAAACTACAAATGCGAGCCAAAATAGCTAATGATTCTAGTAATTTACAAGATTGTGGCGAACTCCTTTACAGGTCCTGCAAACAACGTCGACGAAACTTTCTGAAATAAAAACAAAGGTGCTTAAGATAAAAACAAATTACGGCACTTTCAAAATATCGGGAATGAACTCATATCAACTCAAATGAAGTTTGGAGTTGCCCGAGCAATCTCTTCATTACAATTACGTGACCCCATTGAAAATCCAGAAGTGAGTTGATACATCATCGCTGCCATGGCGAAGCTATCTTCATTCACACTCCTCTCTAGAAAAACCAATATCGAGAGCCTTGATTTCAAAATCAGAAAACTGGATTTGATTTATCAAGAGCATCTTAAAGGCGCTTTTGCAATCTTGGGTAACGGTTTGGCGTTTGTATGGGTGGCATGGGATCTGGTTCCACATCTGGTTTTGGAGATATGGATGAGTGCGATGGTAACTACTGTGACCATTCGTATGATCTCGTTGTGGCAGTGGAATAAA
This genomic window contains:
- a CDS encoding TlpA disulfide reductase family protein, which gives rise to MKQHLKALVLVLVVGSLAVWAFNHFFMSKVAQSPSNISSIEKMETEGVPNFTSKALDGQSFDLNQMKGKVVILNFWASWCGPCVEEVPSLIKLIKEYKGDIQLIAVSGDSNEADIHVFLKSFPELKGENIKIVYDQDRSLMKMFEVARLPESLILNKDQKLVKKLVGSIDWHTKDSLEYMDSLLGKSK